The DNA region CAAGAGTGCCAGCCTGGTGGCGCGGCTCGCGGGCGCGGCGGTCCTGATGATCGGGCTGGGCTACCTGGGCGAGGTGCAGCACGAGAACCTCGGCCTGCGTGCTGCCTGGGGGGCCGCGTCGTGCGTGCCCTTCGGGTACATCCTGTTCGTCCTGTGGAGCGAACTGCGCGGCGTGCTGCGCTTCGAGACGCCCCGGGTCCGCGAGCTGTTTACCGGGCTGCGTGTCCTCCTGATGGCCTCCTGGAGCCTGCACCCGCTCGTGTACGCCCTCCCGCTGCTGGGCCTCGGCGGCGCCCCCGCCTTCGTGCTGGGACAGGTCGGCCACTCGGTCGCCGACGTCTGCGCCAAGGTGTTCTACGGCCTGATGATCTACGCCGTCGCCCGCGAGAAGACCCTCAGCGAGGAGATGCTGCTGGGGCTGGAGGCCCCGCGCGAGGTGGTGCGGTCCTAAGATCCCGCCACCGAGCGGTCCGCGAGCCTGGGAGGGTACCCCCTGACCCAGGCTCGCCTCTGTTCTCCGGGGGCGGTGCTCGCCGGAGGGAGAAGAGTCGCGCGAGGCCCATACTGCGGCCATGACAGAAAGTGACGCGCAGGCCCACTCCTTCAGGGCTGATCATTACCCACAAGTACCCTTAATGGGAGGGGGCGTCCAGGCCAAATCCTGAAGTCGGAGCCAGCCGCGCCACAAGGTCTGCCAGCCGGGCTCGCCGTCTCCTGCTCGTCCGAGAAAACCACCCAACGCGGCCACAGCGCGCCAGAACGTGCGGAGCCGCACTTCCTCCACCGGCTGCCTCAACCGAGCTGCAATGACTTCCACCAGAGGTGTCGGGACGGAAGACTGCGCCAGGTCATCACCTGCGGAACGCGTCGCGTTCCGCAGCCACAGGAGCCGTACCGCCACCAACGACAGAAATCCAAGGAGACGGGTCAACCGTTCGGCTGTCCTGAGTTGTCGCTCTTCGACGCGACAGCCTGTTTTTAAGCACTTGTGATAGTCCTCGACCAACCACCGGTGGGCATACCAGGTGGTCTGTGGAGTGACCCCAATCGAGCGGACCGCAGGGCAAGTCACATCTGGGGGGCAGTGTACCGAGCGGCGAATTCGGCAGGCGGGACGTACCCCAGGCTGGAGTGCAGTCGGCGGCGGTTGTACAGGTTCGCAATAAAGGCATCAATGTGCCGCCATGCGTCTTCCAGATCAACGTACTCTTGCAGATCAACCTCCTCGGTCTTCAGGGTCTTGTAAAAGCTCTCCATCTTGGCGTTGTCGTACGGATTCCCCGTTCTGGACATGCTGGGCGTGATGCCCACTTCGCGGAGTCGGTTGACGTAGACCCGGCTGGCGTACTGGGCGGATTCAAGCGGTCGTTGCAACAGCAGTATGAATGGCGTGCAGCGCGTGTTCGAAGGCCTCCTTGGGTGTTCGCCAGTCGAGCACCTTGCGAGGTCGGGCGTTCAAGGTAGCGGCCACGGCGGCAAGGTCGTCCGCGCTGTGCACGCTCAGGTCCGTGCCCTTTGGAAAATATTGGCGCAACAGACCGTTCGTGTTCTCGTTCGTGCCTCGCTGCCACGGGCTCTGCGGCTCGCAGAAATAGACGGCGACCCCGGTTTCACCGCGCAGTTTAGCGTGCTGGCTCATCTCAGCACCCTGATCCCACGTCAGTGACCGTCGGAGCTGCTCCGGCAGGAGGGTGAGTGCGCTCGTCACAGCGTCACGCACCGCTTCAGCACCGTGTCCAGCCAGCGCCGGGCCATTCTTGACGCGAGCTTCCACACCGTGGCTGGGCAGACGAGGGAGATGAAGCAACAACGTGAACCGCGTCGAGCGCTCCACCAAGGTCCCGATGGCCGAGCTCCCCAGGCCGAGGATGAGGTCGCCTTCCCAGTGGCCCGCCACCGTCCGATCCGCCGCTTCTCCTGGACGCTCTTTGAGCATGACTTCGGGGGCGACGAACGGCTTGCTCATTCGGGCGCGACGCGCTCGAGGAACACGCAACGTTCGACCGGTTCGCAGACAGGTGACCAGCTCACGGCGCAGCCCACCCCGCCCTTCGATGTACAGCGCCTGGTAAATGGCCTCGTGGCTGATGCGCATGGTGCGGTCATTCGGAAAGTCGAGTTGCAGTCGGCGGGCGATCTGCTGTGGACTCCACGCACTGGCCCAGCGGCGACTCTGTCGCCGCCCGTGCCGACGGCCCTTGAACGCCACAGTCGGCCCAGGAATAGTTGCCCCGCAGGGCGAGGTGACCTGCCCGGCCAGGCGGTCTTGCACGTACGCCCGCAGCGCCACGTTCACCGCGAGTTTGGCTGGTTTTGGTCGGCGGGCGGACCGTTCGGCGTGCCACTGGGCAGTCGTCGCCCGGTACTCCAGGCCGCCGCCACGCGTGGCGGCGTTACGCCGCAGTTCACGCGAGATGGTCGACGGGGACCTTGCCAAGTGCCTCGCAATCTCCCGCACGCCATGACCTTGTGCTCGACGGAGCGCGATCTCTTCCCGCTGGGCGAAGGACAGATACCGCCCTGACGGCGTGGCGTTCCAGGGAGCCAATGTTGTGGGGGGCATACCACCTGCCTCTCGAAACCATCGCGTGCCCACCGCAGGCGAGACACCGACGGCTGTGGCTGCATCTTCACTCCCTTGACCCGCCGCAATCAACACCCAGAACTGCCGCTGGTGCTCCCGTCGGGCGACGCTTGGCCGTCCTGGCGAATGCAGCTTACAGCGCCCCGCACTATCTGATTTTCGCTTCCCAGTGCTCATCCCACCCTCCTTGGTCAGGGTGTTGCGACGACCACTTGAATCCACCCTGCACGCCCTGGTCCGAATGATGCAGGAGCCCTGGGGCCGGACAACGCGCGGCCAGCGCGTTGTTCAAGGCCGTCAGCGGCAAGTCCGCGTCGAGGAACCTGGACATGGACCAGCCGACAACTTCACGGGTGAAGCCGTCCAGAACGCAGGCCAGGTAGACAAAGCCTTGCTGGACCCGCACGTAGGTCAGGTCGGCCTGCCACACCTGATCCGGTCGTACCGGGATGACCTCGGGCAGCAGGTTGGGGAAGCGCGCCTCGCTGTGGTTCGAGTGGGTCGTCGCTCGGTAGCGACGTTTAGGGCGGCACAACAAGCGGCGTTCCCGCATGACCCGCAGCACCCGTTTGTGATTCACCGGGCGGCCTCGTCGAGCCAACTCGCGGGTCACGCGCCGATACCCGTAGCCGACGAACTCCTCCACAACCGCCTCGATGTCGCTCACCAGCGCCTGGTCGACGTCTACCTCCTCCCGGCCCTCCTGTTTGTAGAACCACGAGCGGCTGACCCCATGCAGCTCACACAGGCGACGTACCGACACCTCAGGATGCGCGCTCCGCGCATCCTGAATCATTTGGTGCCTCCTTTCGAGCGGTACGTCGCCAACGACTTTTTCAGGATCGTGTTCTCCAGCGACAACTGCCCGCAGAACCGCTCCAGCTCGGCAATACGTTGTTCCAACGACTGGTCGGGTTTGGCCTGGTCGGTGAAGGCCGCTTCCCCTCGGGCCTCGACCTCCTTCCGCCACCGGTGAATGAGGCTGGGTGAGAGGGCATGCTCCCGGCAGAGCTGGGCAGTCGTCTTTTGACCCCCGTTGACCTGGTTCACAATGTCGAGCTTGAACTCACGGCTGTGGGTGCGTCCGGGCATAGGGGCTCCTTCGGTGCCGTCAGCCTACGGGCTGACGGGGGCGAAGTGCCTTGCCTCCTGGTCCGCTCCTGGGGGGTCATTCCACTGTTCCAAGGCTTGCTCGATGGTGATGACCGGCAAGGTGCTCAGCAGTACCCATTCCAACTCCTGGCCTCCCGTTTGCAGCTCGTACGCGCGAACGCACCACACCTGCTGAGCCGGATGATGGCGCTCGGCTCCAGTTCTGGGAGCGCGCAGCCACCCCACATCGTAGGCCACACCCAAGACGACTTCCCGTTTGGGCCGCCCCTGCTCGGCTGGGCGTGAGAGCGAGATCATCGCTACCGGGGGATGGCGGCGCATCCAGTCCAGGACTTTGTCATCTCCCTGGGCGGTGCGGACGCACCGATTCTGGGCCAAGCGAATCAGCACGTGCCAGTCGAGTTGTCGAGCAATGCGCAGAGAGCTGAACACGTCGCTGCCTCGGTCCCCCACACTCACCCAAGTGCAGTCTGGAGGTGCCGATCCAATCGCTTGCACCGTTTCAGCCCAGACGTCGTACTCCGTACGACGTTTTGCACGCTCTGCGCGCGTTTCATGACCCTTATTGACCGTCGTACGAGCCCACGTCTGTTGCCACGCCACTCCGAGAATCTGAGGAACGGTGTCTTGGGTCGTGACCGTCAAGGCGGTATGCATCATCAGGCCCTGCCCGTGCGTGTCCCCGATGTGCCCCAAGCCGACGGTAGCGGGATGGGCACTGAAGTCCAGTGTGGTGGTGTCCTGGATAAAGAGCACAGGCCCAGCGGACCGCTGGGCCTGTGCTCGGGTGTGCTGCCAGTGGGCAGCACAGACCGACGGGTGGTCGAGTGTTGATCCTTCCAAGAGCCGATAGGCGGCTTTGAGTTCGGCCCAGGTGCCGCATTGTTGCGGAAGTGAGCCCTCTGGACAGGCCGCCAGTGCCGTTCCAAGCTGAACCGCGCGTCGTGTTCGGCGAGGGTCACCCAGGCGGAGGGTACCCCACTGCTGTTCAGCCCAGAGGTAGGGATCAAGCCATTGGGTCTCCATGCCACAGTGTGACCGAGTTGTGGGTAACGATCAGTCCTTCAGGGGTGGGTCTAGCGGCACGTCGTCCGCAGGACGGCCAAGCCGAAGCTCCCTGTGCTGTGGTAGGCTCAATGGGCAATGCCCCCACGCGGCGGGAACCGCTGGGAGCGTGGCCAAGCGGATAGGAGCCGCTTCGCATGTCAGACAGTACCACCATCCGGGTGTTCAGATTTCGCCTGTACCCCACCACAGCGCAGGAAGCGGCGATGTTTGAGACGTTGCGCCTCACCCGCGCCCTGTACAACGCGGGCCTGGAACAGCGAATCAGCGCGTACAAGAAGCAGGGCAAGACGGTCACGGCCTACGACCAGCAGAAGGAAATCACGGCGCTCAAAGCGGAATGCCCGGAGTACGCCGGGGTCTACAGCCACGTCCTGCAAGACGCGCTAGACAGGCTGGACAGGGCGTACAAGAGTTTCTTTGCCCGCGTGAAACGGGGCGAAAAGGGCGGATTCCCCCGCTTCAAACCCCGGCAGCGTTGGAACTCCTTCAAGTTCAAGGAGGTCTGGGACAAGAAAAAGGGCCAGTGGCTGAGCCCTGGCAAACCTGTAGACGAAGGGCGGCGCATCAATATCCCCAAAATCGGCGCGGTAAGGTGCAAGTTTCATCGTCCGCTGGAAGGGGTGCCAAAGACGCTGCAAATCGTGCTGGATGTGGATCAGTGGTACGCGGTCTACACCTGCGAAGTCCCGGTGAATCCGCTTCCTGCGACTGCAAGTGTCGTCGGGGTGGACGTGGGAACGCGCTATTTTGCCATCACCTCAGACGGGGAGTTTGTGGAGAACCCCCGTCACCTGGGGAAGTTCCTCAAGAAGCTGCGCGTTCAGCAGCGCACGACGGCTCGCCGCAGGAAGGGGAGCAACCGGCGGCGGAAGTCCGTTCAGATGGTCGCCAAGACCCACCGGAAGATTCGCCGCCAGCGGCAGGACTTCCACCACAAAACCGCCCGGAAGCTTGTCCGCGAACACGACCTGATTGCCCACGAAGACCTCAGGGTCTCCAACATGGTGCAAAGCAACTTCGCCCGGAGCATTTCGGATGTGGGTTGGGCATCGTTCTTTCAAATCCTTTCCGGCAAGGCTGAGAGTGCTGGCCGGAAAGTGGTCCCGGTTGCTCCTCAATACACCTCGCAACGCTGCAACAGGTGCGGGCATACGTGCCGGGAGAACCGATTGGGTGAGGTGTTCAGGTGCGTCTCCTGTGGGCATGAAGACCATGCCGATTGGAACGCGGCGAAGAACATCCTGGCAAGGGCCT from Deinococcus aetherius includes:
- a CDS encoding RNA-guided endonuclease InsQ/TnpB family protein, with protein sequence MSDSTTIRVFRFRLYPTTAQEAAMFETLRLTRALYNAGLEQRISAYKKQGKTVTAYDQQKEITALKAECPEYAGVYSHVLQDALDRLDRAYKSFFARVKRGEKGGFPRFKPRQRWNSFKFKEVWDKKKGQWLSPGKPVDEGRRINIPKIGAVRCKFHRPLEGVPKTLQIVLDVDQWYAVYTCEVPVNPLPATASVVGVDVGTRYFAITSDGEFVENPRHLGKFLKKLRVQQRTTARRRKGSNRRRKSVQMVAKTHRKIRRQRQDFHHKTARKLVREHDLIAHEDLRVSNMVQSNFARSISDVGWASFFQILSGKAESAGRKVVPVAPQYTSQRCNRCGHTCRENRLGEVFRCVSCGHEDHADWNAAKNILARALPSGENGGSHAVA
- a CDS encoding IS4 family transposase, with product MTCPAVRSIGVTPQTTWYAHRWLVEDYHKCLKTGCRVEERQLRTAERLTRLLGFLSLVAVRLLWLRNATRSAGDDLAQSSVPTPLVEVIAARLRQPVEEVRLRTFWRAVAALGGFLGRAGDGEPGWQTLWRGWLRLQDLAWTPPPIKGTCG
- a CDS encoding IS3 family transposase; this encodes MIQDARSAHPEVSVRRLCELHGVSRSWFYKQEGREEVDVDQALVSDIEAVVEEFVGYGYRRVTRELARRGRPVNHKRVLRVMRERRLLCRPKRRYRATTHSNHSEARFPNLLPEVIPVRPDQVWQADLTYVRVQQGFVYLACVLDGFTREVVGWSMSRFLDADLPLTALNNALAARCPAPGLLHHSDQGVQGGFKWSSQHPDQGGWDEHWEAKIR
- a CDS encoding IS30 family transposase, which encodes MSTGKRKSDSAGRCKLHSPGRPSVARREHQRQFWVLIAAGQGSEDAATAVGVSPAVGTRWFREAGGMPPTTLAPWNATPSGRYLSFAQREEIALRRAQGHGVREIARHLARSPSTISRELRRNAATRGGGLEYRATTAQWHAERSARRPKPAKLAVNVALRAYVQDRLAGQVTSPCGATIPGPTVAFKGRRHGRRQSRRWASAWSPQQIARRLQLDFPNDRTMRISHEAIYQALYIEGRGGLRRELVTCLRTGRTLRVPRARRARMSKPFVAPEVMLKERPGEAADRTVAGHWEGDLILGLGSSAIGTLVERSTRFTLLLHLPRLPSHGVEARVKNGPALAGHGAEAVRDAVTSALTLLPEQLRRSLTWDQGAEMSQHAKLRGETGVAVYFCEPQSPWQRGTNENTNGLLRQYFPKGTDLSVHSADDLAAVAATLNARPRKVLDWRTPKEAFEHALHAIHTAVATTA
- a CDS encoding bacteriorhodopsin-like, whose amino-acid sequence is MNDLMPLTTEQHLLILNALNLTTAFMGGAALLFTLLRSQVASAYRLALSLMAAAVGMASYHYWQLLGGWKAAYVLQGGTYVPTGQPFNDAFRYADWLGTVPLILAALMLVLDIGRRKSASLVARLAGAAVLMIGLGYLGEVQHENLGLRAAWGAASCVPFGYILFVLWSELRGVLRFETPRVRELFTGLRVLLMASWSLHPLVYALPLLGLGGAPAFVLGQVGHSVADVCAKVFYGLMIYAVAREKTLSEEMLLGLEAPREVVRS
- a CDS encoding transposase gives rise to the protein MPGRTHSREFKLDIVNQVNGGQKTTAQLCREHALSPSLIHRWRKEVEARGEAAFTDQAKPDQSLEQRIAELERFCGQLSLENTILKKSLATYRSKGGTK